A single region of the Leptotrichia massiliensis genome encodes:
- a CDS encoding RsmE family RNA methyltransferase → MLTVIAEKENIDENNRKILIRDKSDCNHIQNVYRLNIDDELRIIDGEYEYFTKIIEISKKEIAVRILEKKEDSYSLNVNIDVAMGILKNDKMNLAIQKLTEIGVNSIIPLKTERVVVKINEKKEKWDVVVRETLKQCRGIKFTEITPVKKLAEIDYSKYDKIIFAYENSDESKSLSEIIEKEDKNILYIIGPEGGITQEEVDFLKNNKAIEISLGKRILRAETAAIVVCGIIANFYV, encoded by the coding sequence TTGTTGACAGTAATAGCGGAAAAAGAAAATATTGATGAAAATAATAGAAAGATTCTGATAAGAGATAAATCAGACTGCAATCATATCCAAAATGTTTATCGTCTAAATATAGACGATGAATTACGGATAATTGATGGTGAATATGAATATTTTACGAAAATTATTGAAATTTCAAAAAAGGAAATCGCTGTAAGAATATTGGAAAAAAAAGAAGACAGCTACTCTTTAAATGTAAATATTGATGTTGCAATGGGAATTTTGAAAAATGATAAAATGAATCTGGCAATACAGAAACTGACGGAAATTGGTGTAAATAGCATAATTCCCTTAAAAACTGAACGAGTTGTTGTAAAAATTAATGAAAAAAAAGAAAAATGGGATGTAGTTGTAAGGGAAACACTAAAACAATGCAGAGGAATAAAATTTACTGAAATTACACCTGTGAAAAAACTTGCAGAAATTGATTATTCTAAATATGATAAAATAATATTTGCTTATGAAAATAGTGATGAGTCAAAATCCTTATCAGAAATAATAGAAAAAGAAGATAAAAATATTTTATATATAATTGGTCCAGAAGGCGGAATCACACAAGAGGAAGTTGATTTTTTAAAAAATAATAAGGCGATAGAAATTAGTTTGGGAAAACGTATTTTAAGGGCAGAAACTGCGGCAATTGTGGTGTGTGGCATTATTGCCAATTTTTATGTGTAA
- the rsfS gene encoding ribosome silencing factor, whose translation MSEVNNNYEKEVQEIIDIMEDKKAQDIKVYDMRRKSPFFDYSILCTGSSSRNIEAIATDIKKSLENVKSVEGLEEANWVLIDAGDLIVSVFSKDAREYYRLDDFYNGVNEENTEE comes from the coding sequence ATGAGTGAAGTAAATAATAATTATGAAAAGGAAGTTCAAGAGATAATTGATATTATGGAGGACAAAAAGGCACAGGATATAAAGGTTTATGACATGAGAAGAAAATCGCCATTTTTTGATTATTCGATTTTGTGTACAGGAAGTTCTTCTAGAAATATTGAAGCAATAGCAACTGATATAAAGAAAAGTCTTGAGAATGTCAAAAGTGTGGAAGGGCTTGAAGAGGCAAACTGGGTTTTGATTGATGCAGGAGATTTAATTGTTAGTGTATTTAGCAAAGATGCTAGAGAATATTATAGATTAGATGATTTTTATAATGGTGTAAATGAAGAAAATACTGAAGAATAG
- the ruvB gene encoding Holliday junction branch migration DNA helicase RuvB, which translates to MNEERILEPKELGEDNIQRSLRPKTFKEYIGQKDLKEKMNIFIKAAKMRNESLDHILLYGPPGLGKTTLAGVIATEMGVNLKITTGPVLEKAGDLAAILTSLEENDILFIDEIHRLNTSVEEILYPAMEDGELDILIGKGPSARSIRVELPQFTLIGATTRAGQLSTPLRDRFGVTHRMEYYQLEDLKEIIRRGANILNISYDEDGITEIAKRSRGTPRIANRLLKRARDFALVEGSGILEKESVDGILRLLGVDDNGLDELDRNILLSIINVYNGGPVGIETLSLLLGEDRRTIEEVYEPYLVKIGFIKRTPRGRVVTEFGYKHLGIEKIFSKKE; encoded by the coding sequence ATGAATGAGGAAAGAATATTGGAACCTAAGGAATTAGGGGAGGACAATATTCAAAGAAGTTTACGGCCAAAAACTTTTAAGGAATATATTGGCCAGAAAGATTTGAAAGAAAAAATGAATATATTTATAAAAGCTGCTAAAATGAGGAATGAATCGCTTGATCATATTTTATTGTATGGGCCTCCAGGATTGGGAAAAACCACGCTTGCAGGAGTTATTGCCACAGAAATGGGAGTGAACTTGAAGATAACGACAGGGCCTGTACTGGAGAAAGCGGGAGATTTAGCGGCTATTTTGACGTCTTTGGAGGAAAATGATATTTTGTTTATTGACGAGATTCATAGATTGAATACATCAGTAGAGGAAATTTTGTATCCTGCAATGGAAGATGGGGAACTGGATATTCTTATTGGAAAAGGTCCATCTGCGAGAAGTATACGTGTGGAATTGCCACAATTTACGCTAATCGGTGCGACAACAAGGGCAGGACAGTTAAGTACGCCGCTTCGTGACAGATTTGGAGTTACTCATAGGATGGAATATTACCAATTGGAAGACTTGAAGGAAATTATACGAAGAGGGGCAAATATTCTGAATATTTCCTATGATGAAGACGGAATTACAGAAATCGCCAAAAGAAGCCGAGGAACTCCTAGAATAGCAAATAGATTATTGAAAAGAGCAAGGGACTTTGCATTGGTGGAAGGTTCAGGTATTTTGGAAAAAGAAAGCGTTGATGGGATTTTGAGGCTTTTGGGAGTAGATGATAACGGACTTGATGAATTAGATAGAAATATTTTGCTTTCAATTATAAATGTGTACAACGGAGGACCTGTTGGAATTGAGACATTGTCACTTTTACTTGGGGAAGACAGACGAACGATAGAGGAAGTTTATGAGCCATATTTGGTAAAAATAGGGTTTATAAAAAGAACGCCACGTGGTAGAGTTGTGACAGAATTTGGATATAAACATTTAGGAATTGAAAAAATATTTAGTAAAAAAGAATAA
- the mrdA gene encoding penicillin-binding protein 2, with protein sequence MRELDKEEKNIRFIVFLVLVAVVFLLLVARLFTLQILNASEYAEQALQNRIRTNVIKATRGEIYDREGKLLAKNTTGYQVIHSHTQPLSPKDVALLKEIKNMTQEQIDARLSQERKAVAERIKETIGDIKKISQITGYQVDYLIDRFFKQQRMGTDKKILVIEDLEKQVALRAIEKIDNDRIDIVEYNKRYYPEDSLASHVIGYVKPISEKEFKDLEKEGYRNSDLIGKKGVERSYDKEMKGQDGKENVEVDAKGNVIRQMETTESVAGKNVYLSLDLELQKYMTDAFTGKSGVFIAMEAKTGKIIAFVSNPEISLNLLSSRIPDNQWNELVNSKAKPLVNKGIAGLYPPGSTFKAIIGMGILESGISPYATVTSTGQYRYGKLIFRDSHKYGHGVTNFAKSIEQSVNTYYYVFSQKAGVEKIVKYAKEFGIGSKTGIDIPGELAGTLPSPEWKKKRFKKKQDQRWLPGDLINMSIGQGYVLATPIQIASAYQAIANNGVQLKPTVVDRFVTYSGKVENNAPKVVRKLNVSSKNLKLMQNALRLPVSGYGGTAKLLRIGGYPVSAKTGTAQNTGFVDNHSWIVGYFPSDNPQIVFLSIVEGGGYGGVASGNMALKFILKYRDKYVIKKAQQEILKKQEEEKKKQQEANNNKNLAKR encoded by the coding sequence ATGAGAGAATTAGATAAAGAAGAAAAAAATATACGGTTTATAGTCTTTCTTGTTCTTGTAGCAGTGGTTTTTTTACTGTTAGTAGCAAGATTATTTACATTACAAATATTAAATGCTTCTGAGTATGCAGAACAAGCATTACAAAATAGAATTAGAACAAATGTAATAAAGGCTACACGTGGAGAAATTTACGATAGGGAAGGAAAATTACTTGCAAAAAACACAACAGGTTATCAAGTAATACATTCTCATACGCAACCATTAAGCCCTAAAGATGTAGCATTATTAAAAGAAATAAAGAATATGACGCAAGAACAGATAGATGCGAGACTTTCTCAAGAACGAAAAGCGGTTGCAGAACGTATAAAGGAAACAATAGGCGATATAAAGAAAATAAGTCAGATAACAGGTTATCAAGTTGATTATTTGATTGACAGATTTTTTAAGCAGCAAAGAATGGGAACAGATAAAAAAATTCTTGTTATTGAAGATTTAGAAAAACAAGTTGCATTAAGAGCAATTGAAAAAATTGATAATGATAGAATTGATATTGTAGAGTATAACAAGAGATATTATCCTGAAGACTCTCTAGCTTCGCATGTGATTGGGTATGTAAAGCCAATCAGTGAAAAGGAATTTAAGGATTTGGAAAAAGAAGGTTACAGAAATAGTGACTTGATTGGGAAAAAAGGTGTAGAGCGTTCATATGATAAGGAAATGAAAGGTCAGGATGGAAAGGAAAATGTCGAAGTTGATGCCAAAGGAAATGTTATAAGACAAATGGAAACAACTGAAAGTGTCGCTGGAAAAAATGTCTATTTATCACTTGACTTGGAATTGCAAAAATATATGACAGATGCCTTTACAGGAAAAAGTGGAGTATTTATTGCAATGGAGGCAAAAACTGGGAAAATTATTGCATTTGTAAGTAATCCTGAAATCAGTTTGAATTTATTGAGTTCAAGAATACCTGACAATCAGTGGAATGAACTAGTAAATTCAAAAGCTAAGCCACTTGTAAATAAAGGTATTGCTGGACTTTATCCTCCAGGATCTACTTTTAAAGCGATAATTGGAATGGGTATCTTAGAATCAGGTATTTCACCATATGCAACAGTAACTTCAACAGGACAATACCGATATGGGAAATTAATATTTAGAGATTCTCATAAATATGGACATGGAGTAACTAACTTTGCAAAATCTATTGAACAATCTGTAAATACATATTATTATGTTTTCTCTCAAAAAGCTGGAGTAGAGAAGATAGTAAAATATGCAAAAGAATTTGGAATAGGGTCTAAAACTGGAATTGATATTCCGGGAGAACTAGCTGGAACTTTACCAAGCCCTGAATGGAAGAAAAAAAGATTTAAGAAGAAACAGGATCAGCGATGGCTACCTGGAGATTTGATAAATATGTCGATAGGACAAGGTTATGTGCTTGCAACTCCTATTCAAATTGCTTCTGCCTATCAGGCTATCGCAAATAATGGAGTTCAGTTAAAACCTACAGTTGTGGACAGATTTGTAACTTATTCAGGAAAAGTTGAAAATAATGCGCCAAAAGTTGTTAGAAAACTAAATGTAAGTTCAAAAAACTTAAAATTAATGCAAAATGCCTTAAGATTACCTGTAAGCGGTTATGGAGGAACTGCAAAACTGTTAAGAATTGGAGGCTATCCAGTTTCTGCAAAAACAGGAACTGCACAAAATACAGGATTTGTAGATAATCACTCATGGATTGTGGGATATTTTCCATCAGATAATCCTCAAATTGTATTTTTGTCCATTGTAGAAGGTGGAGGATATGGAGGAGTGGCTTCTGGAAATATGGCACTTAAATTTATTTTGAAATATAGAGATAAATATGTGATAAAAAAAGCACAACAGGAAATATTGAAAAAACAAGAAGAAGAAAAGAAAAAACAACAGGAAGCAAATAATAATAAGAATTTAGCAAAAAGATAA